From one Parambassis ranga chromosome 5, fParRan2.1, whole genome shotgun sequence genomic stretch:
- the pfkfb2b gene encoding 6-phosphofructo-2-kinase/fructose-2,6-bisphosphatase 2 isoform X2: MSGSQRDNGPGNSTEAKKADLRSNEKKCSWASYMTNSPTVIVMIGLPARGKTYMSKKLTRYLNWIGVPTKVFNLGVYRREAVRSYKSYNFFRHDNEEAMKIRKQCALVALQDVKAYLTGEGGQIAVFDATNTTRERRDLIQAFVKENAFKVFFVESVCDDPEVIAANILEVKVSSPDYPETHRERVMDDFLKRIECYKVTYQPLDPDDYDKDLSFIKVVNVGRRFLVNRVQDYIQSKIVYYLMNIHVHSHSIYLCRHGESNHNVEGRIGGDSELSPGGKQFAHALRTFIDEHKLSDLKVWTSQLRRTIQTAEELGVPYEQWKILNEIDAGVCEEMTYEMIQETFPEEFALRDQDKYHYRYPGGESYQDLVQRLEPVIMELERQGNVLVICHQAVMRCLLAYFLDKSADDLPYMKCPLHTVLKLTPVAYGCKVEMFYLNVEAVNTHRDRPFGKIPKDSALMHRRNSYTPLSSYDQVKRPRLYSAGNQPWLPLAPTPSALMPEERQSQTPIGGSCLRPCVKEPTLTAPKKLVAVSASE, encoded by the exons ATGTCCGGCAGTCAGAGAGACAATGGCCCTGGAAACTCTACAGAGGCTAAGAAAGCAGACCTGAGGAGCAATGAGAAGAAGTGCT CGTGGGCTTCCTACATGACAAATTCTCCAACTGTCATCGTAATGATCGGCCTGCCTGCGAGAGGAAAGACCTACATGTCCAAGAAACTCACACGTTACCTCAATTGGATAGGAGTCCCAACCAAAG TGTTTAACTTGGGCGTGTACCGCAGAGAGGCTGTCAGATCTTATAAATCCTACAATTTCTTCCGCCATGACAATGAGGAAGCCATGAAAATACGGAA GCAGTGTGCTCTGGTGGCTCTGCAGGATGTAAAGGCATACCTAACAGGGGAGGGAGGTCAGATTGCA GTTTTCGatgcaacaaacacaacaagggAGCGACGAGACCTTATTCAGGCTTTCGTGAAGGAAAATGCATTCAAG GTGTTCTTTGTGGAGTCAGTGTGTGATGACCCAGAAGTCATTGCTGCAAATATTCTG GAAGTCAAAGTTTCCAGTCCAGACTACCCTGAGACGCACAGAGAGAGAGTTATGGATGACTTTCTAAAACGAATCGAGTGCTACAAGGTCACTTACCAACCATTAGATCCTGACGACTATGACAA GGATCTGTCTTTCATCAAGGTTGTGAACGTGGGTCGACGTTTTCTGGTGAACCGGGTGCAGGACTACATCCAGAGCAAGATCGTCTACTACCTCATGAACATCCATGTGCACTCTCACTCCATTTACCTGTGCCGGCATGGAGAAAGCAACCACAATGTCGAAGGACGCATCGGAGGAGACTCGGAGCTTTCCCCTGGAGGAAAACAG TTCGCACACGCCTTGCGCACGTTCATTGATGAGCACAAGCTGTCAGATTTGAAGGTGTGGACAAGCCAGCTGAGAAGGACCATCcagacagcagaggagctgGGCGTGCCTTATGAACAATGGAAGATCCTCAATGAGATTGATGCT GGGGTTTGTGAGGAGATGACCTACGAGATGATCCAAGAGACTTTCCCAGAGGAGTTTGCATTGAGGGACCAGGACAAGTACCACTACCGCTACCCAGGAGGAGAG TCCTACCAGGACCTTGTTCAGCGTTTGGAGCCAGTTATCATGGAGTTGGAGAGACAGGGCAACGTGCTGGTTATCTGCCACCAGGCTGTGATGCGCTGCCTCCTAGCTTACTTCCTGGACAAGAGTGCAG ATGATCTCCCATACATGAAGTGCCCGCTCCACACAGTGCTGAAGCTCACCCCTGTTGCATATG gttgcAAAGTGGAAATGTTTTATCTTAATGTGGAAGCAGTAAACACTCATCGAGACCGGCCTTTT GGTAAAATCCCGAAGGACTCTGCTCTCATGCATCGGAGGAATAGTTACACTCCCTTGTCCAGTTACGACCAGGTCAAGCGGCCCCGGCTCTACAGCGCGGGCAACCAGCCCTGGCTACCGCTCGCCCCCACCCCATCGGCTCTGATGCCAGAGGAACGGCAAAGCCAA ACTCCGATAGGAGGCAGTTGTCT GAGACCCTGTGTGAAGGAACCGACTCTGACAGCTCCGAAGAAACTAGTGGCTGTGTCCGCTTCTGAGTGA
- the pfkfb2b gene encoding 6-phosphofructo-2-kinase/fructose-2,6-bisphosphatase 2 isoform X3, with product MSGSQRDNGPGNSTEAKKADLRSNEKKCSWASYMTNSPTVIVMIGLPARGKTYMSKKLTRYLNWIGVPTKVFNLGVYRREAVRSYKSYNFFRHDNEEAMKIRKQCALVALQDVKAYLTGEGGQIAVFDATNTTRERRDLIQAFVKENAFKVFFVESVCDDPEVIAANILEVKVSSPDYPETHRERVMDDFLKRIECYKVTYQPLDPDDYDKDLSFIKVVNVGRRFLVNRVQDYIQSKIVYYLMNIHVHSHSIYLCRHGESNHNVEGRIGGDSELSPGGKQFAHALRTFIDEHKLSDLKVWTSQLRRTIQTAEELGVPYEQWKILNEIDAGVCEEMTYEMIQETFPEEFALRDQDKYHYRYPGGESYQDLVQRLEPVIMELERQGNVLVICHQAVMRCLLAYFLDKSADDLPYMKCPLHTVLKLTPVAYGCKVEMFYLNVEAVNTHRDRPFGKIPKDSALMHRRNSYTPLSSYDQVKRPRLYSAGNQPWLPLAPTPSALMPEERQSQETLCEGTDSDSSEETSGCVRF from the exons ATGTCCGGCAGTCAGAGAGACAATGGCCCTGGAAACTCTACAGAGGCTAAGAAAGCAGACCTGAGGAGCAATGAGAAGAAGTGCT CGTGGGCTTCCTACATGACAAATTCTCCAACTGTCATCGTAATGATCGGCCTGCCTGCGAGAGGAAAGACCTACATGTCCAAGAAACTCACACGTTACCTCAATTGGATAGGAGTCCCAACCAAAG TGTTTAACTTGGGCGTGTACCGCAGAGAGGCTGTCAGATCTTATAAATCCTACAATTTCTTCCGCCATGACAATGAGGAAGCCATGAAAATACGGAA GCAGTGTGCTCTGGTGGCTCTGCAGGATGTAAAGGCATACCTAACAGGGGAGGGAGGTCAGATTGCA GTTTTCGatgcaacaaacacaacaagggAGCGACGAGACCTTATTCAGGCTTTCGTGAAGGAAAATGCATTCAAG GTGTTCTTTGTGGAGTCAGTGTGTGATGACCCAGAAGTCATTGCTGCAAATATTCTG GAAGTCAAAGTTTCCAGTCCAGACTACCCTGAGACGCACAGAGAGAGAGTTATGGATGACTTTCTAAAACGAATCGAGTGCTACAAGGTCACTTACCAACCATTAGATCCTGACGACTATGACAA GGATCTGTCTTTCATCAAGGTTGTGAACGTGGGTCGACGTTTTCTGGTGAACCGGGTGCAGGACTACATCCAGAGCAAGATCGTCTACTACCTCATGAACATCCATGTGCACTCTCACTCCATTTACCTGTGCCGGCATGGAGAAAGCAACCACAATGTCGAAGGACGCATCGGAGGAGACTCGGAGCTTTCCCCTGGAGGAAAACAG TTCGCACACGCCTTGCGCACGTTCATTGATGAGCACAAGCTGTCAGATTTGAAGGTGTGGACAAGCCAGCTGAGAAGGACCATCcagacagcagaggagctgGGCGTGCCTTATGAACAATGGAAGATCCTCAATGAGATTGATGCT GGGGTTTGTGAGGAGATGACCTACGAGATGATCCAAGAGACTTTCCCAGAGGAGTTTGCATTGAGGGACCAGGACAAGTACCACTACCGCTACCCAGGAGGAGAG TCCTACCAGGACCTTGTTCAGCGTTTGGAGCCAGTTATCATGGAGTTGGAGAGACAGGGCAACGTGCTGGTTATCTGCCACCAGGCTGTGATGCGCTGCCTCCTAGCTTACTTCCTGGACAAGAGTGCAG ATGATCTCCCATACATGAAGTGCCCGCTCCACACAGTGCTGAAGCTCACCCCTGTTGCATATG gttgcAAAGTGGAAATGTTTTATCTTAATGTGGAAGCAGTAAACACTCATCGAGACCGGCCTTTT GGTAAAATCCCGAAGGACTCTGCTCTCATGCATCGGAGGAATAGTTACACTCCCTTGTCCAGTTACGACCAGGTCAAGCGGCCCCGGCTCTACAGCGCGGGCAACCAGCCCTGGCTACCGCTCGCCCCCACCCCATCGGCTCTGATGCCAGAGGAACGGCAAAGCCAA GAGACCCTGTGTGAAGGAACCGACTCTGACAGCTCCGAAGAAACTAGTGGCTGTGTCCGCTTCTGA
- the pfkfb2b gene encoding 6-phosphofructo-2-kinase/fructose-2,6-bisphosphatase 2 isoform X4: protein MSGSQRDNGPGNSTEAKKADLRSNEKKCSWASYMTNSPTVIVMIGLPARGKTYMSKKLTRYLNWIGVPTKVFNLGVYRREAVRSYKSYNFFRHDNEEAMKIRKQCALVALQDVKAYLTGEGGQIAVFDATNTTRERRDLIQAFVKENAFKVFFVESVCDDPEVIAANILEVKVSSPDYPETHRERVMDDFLKRIECYKVTYQPLDPDDYDKDLSFIKVVNVGRRFLVNRVQDYIQSKIVYYLMNIHVHSHSIYLCRHGESNHNVEGRIGGDSELSPGGKQFAHALRTFIDEHKLSDLKVWTSQLRRTIQTAEELGVPYEQWKILNEIDAGVCEEMTYEMIQETFPEEFALRDQDKYHYRYPGGESYQDLVQRLEPVIMELERQGNVLVICHQAVMRCLLAYFLDKSADDLPYMKCPLHTVLKLTPVAYGCKVEMFYLNVEAVNTHRDRPFETLCEGTDSDSSEETSGCVRF, encoded by the exons ATGTCCGGCAGTCAGAGAGACAATGGCCCTGGAAACTCTACAGAGGCTAAGAAAGCAGACCTGAGGAGCAATGAGAAGAAGTGCT CGTGGGCTTCCTACATGACAAATTCTCCAACTGTCATCGTAATGATCGGCCTGCCTGCGAGAGGAAAGACCTACATGTCCAAGAAACTCACACGTTACCTCAATTGGATAGGAGTCCCAACCAAAG TGTTTAACTTGGGCGTGTACCGCAGAGAGGCTGTCAGATCTTATAAATCCTACAATTTCTTCCGCCATGACAATGAGGAAGCCATGAAAATACGGAA GCAGTGTGCTCTGGTGGCTCTGCAGGATGTAAAGGCATACCTAACAGGGGAGGGAGGTCAGATTGCA GTTTTCGatgcaacaaacacaacaagggAGCGACGAGACCTTATTCAGGCTTTCGTGAAGGAAAATGCATTCAAG GTGTTCTTTGTGGAGTCAGTGTGTGATGACCCAGAAGTCATTGCTGCAAATATTCTG GAAGTCAAAGTTTCCAGTCCAGACTACCCTGAGACGCACAGAGAGAGAGTTATGGATGACTTTCTAAAACGAATCGAGTGCTACAAGGTCACTTACCAACCATTAGATCCTGACGACTATGACAA GGATCTGTCTTTCATCAAGGTTGTGAACGTGGGTCGACGTTTTCTGGTGAACCGGGTGCAGGACTACATCCAGAGCAAGATCGTCTACTACCTCATGAACATCCATGTGCACTCTCACTCCATTTACCTGTGCCGGCATGGAGAAAGCAACCACAATGTCGAAGGACGCATCGGAGGAGACTCGGAGCTTTCCCCTGGAGGAAAACAG TTCGCACACGCCTTGCGCACGTTCATTGATGAGCACAAGCTGTCAGATTTGAAGGTGTGGACAAGCCAGCTGAGAAGGACCATCcagacagcagaggagctgGGCGTGCCTTATGAACAATGGAAGATCCTCAATGAGATTGATGCT GGGGTTTGTGAGGAGATGACCTACGAGATGATCCAAGAGACTTTCCCAGAGGAGTTTGCATTGAGGGACCAGGACAAGTACCACTACCGCTACCCAGGAGGAGAG TCCTACCAGGACCTTGTTCAGCGTTTGGAGCCAGTTATCATGGAGTTGGAGAGACAGGGCAACGTGCTGGTTATCTGCCACCAGGCTGTGATGCGCTGCCTCCTAGCTTACTTCCTGGACAAGAGTGCAG ATGATCTCCCATACATGAAGTGCCCGCTCCACACAGTGCTGAAGCTCACCCCTGTTGCATATG gttgcAAAGTGGAAATGTTTTATCTTAATGTGGAAGCAGTAAACACTCATCGAGACCGGCCTTTT GAGACCCTGTGTGAAGGAACCGACTCTGACAGCTCCGAAGAAACTAGTGGCTGTGTCCGCTTCTGA
- the pfkfb2b gene encoding 6-phosphofructo-2-kinase/fructose-2,6-bisphosphatase 2 isoform X1 yields MSGSQRDNGPGNSTEAKKADLRSNEKKCSWASYMTNSPTVIVMIGLPARGKTYMSKKLTRYLNWIGVPTKVFNLGVYRREAVRSYKSYNFFRHDNEEAMKIRKQCALVALQDVKAYLTGEGGQIAVFDATNTTRERRDLIQAFVKENAFKVFFVESVCDDPEVIAANILEVKVSSPDYPETHRERVMDDFLKRIECYKVTYQPLDPDDYDKDLSFIKVVNVGRRFLVNRVQDYIQSKIVYYLMNIHVHSHSIYLCRHGESNHNVEGRIGGDSELSPGGKQFAHALRTFIDEHKLSDLKVWTSQLRRTIQTAEELGVPYEQWKILNEIDAGVCEEMTYEMIQETFPEEFALRDQDKYHYRYPGGESYQDLVQRLEPVIMELERQGNVLVICHQAVMRCLLAYFLDKSADDLPYMKCPLHTVLKLTPVAYGCKVEMFYLNVEAVNTHRDRPFGKIPKDSALMHRRNSYTPLSSYDQVKRPRLYSAGNQPWLPLAPTPSALMPEERQSQVSARVPGSPSKSVTVSCNQSVVAVCSASVLYPPDDLVSVC; encoded by the exons ATGTCCGGCAGTCAGAGAGACAATGGCCCTGGAAACTCTACAGAGGCTAAGAAAGCAGACCTGAGGAGCAATGAGAAGAAGTGCT CGTGGGCTTCCTACATGACAAATTCTCCAACTGTCATCGTAATGATCGGCCTGCCTGCGAGAGGAAAGACCTACATGTCCAAGAAACTCACACGTTACCTCAATTGGATAGGAGTCCCAACCAAAG TGTTTAACTTGGGCGTGTACCGCAGAGAGGCTGTCAGATCTTATAAATCCTACAATTTCTTCCGCCATGACAATGAGGAAGCCATGAAAATACGGAA GCAGTGTGCTCTGGTGGCTCTGCAGGATGTAAAGGCATACCTAACAGGGGAGGGAGGTCAGATTGCA GTTTTCGatgcaacaaacacaacaagggAGCGACGAGACCTTATTCAGGCTTTCGTGAAGGAAAATGCATTCAAG GTGTTCTTTGTGGAGTCAGTGTGTGATGACCCAGAAGTCATTGCTGCAAATATTCTG GAAGTCAAAGTTTCCAGTCCAGACTACCCTGAGACGCACAGAGAGAGAGTTATGGATGACTTTCTAAAACGAATCGAGTGCTACAAGGTCACTTACCAACCATTAGATCCTGACGACTATGACAA GGATCTGTCTTTCATCAAGGTTGTGAACGTGGGTCGACGTTTTCTGGTGAACCGGGTGCAGGACTACATCCAGAGCAAGATCGTCTACTACCTCATGAACATCCATGTGCACTCTCACTCCATTTACCTGTGCCGGCATGGAGAAAGCAACCACAATGTCGAAGGACGCATCGGAGGAGACTCGGAGCTTTCCCCTGGAGGAAAACAG TTCGCACACGCCTTGCGCACGTTCATTGATGAGCACAAGCTGTCAGATTTGAAGGTGTGGACAAGCCAGCTGAGAAGGACCATCcagacagcagaggagctgGGCGTGCCTTATGAACAATGGAAGATCCTCAATGAGATTGATGCT GGGGTTTGTGAGGAGATGACCTACGAGATGATCCAAGAGACTTTCCCAGAGGAGTTTGCATTGAGGGACCAGGACAAGTACCACTACCGCTACCCAGGAGGAGAG TCCTACCAGGACCTTGTTCAGCGTTTGGAGCCAGTTATCATGGAGTTGGAGAGACAGGGCAACGTGCTGGTTATCTGCCACCAGGCTGTGATGCGCTGCCTCCTAGCTTACTTCCTGGACAAGAGTGCAG ATGATCTCCCATACATGAAGTGCCCGCTCCACACAGTGCTGAAGCTCACCCCTGTTGCATATG gttgcAAAGTGGAAATGTTTTATCTTAATGTGGAAGCAGTAAACACTCATCGAGACCGGCCTTTT GGTAAAATCCCGAAGGACTCTGCTCTCATGCATCGGAGGAATAGTTACACTCCCTTGTCCAGTTACGACCAGGTCAAGCGGCCCCGGCTCTACAGCGCGGGCAACCAGCCCTGGCTACCGCTCGCCCCCACCCCATCGGCTCTGATGCCAGAGGAACGGCAAAGCCAAGTTAGTGCCAGAGTTCCAGGCTCCCCCTCTAAATCAGTCACCGTCAGCTGTAATCAGTCAGTTGTTGCCGTATGTTCGGCATCAGTGTTGTATCCTCCTGATGacttagtgtctgtgtgttga